In a genomic window of Rhododendron vialii isolate Sample 1 chromosome 12a, ASM3025357v1:
- the LOC131310578 gene encoding clp protease adapter protein ClpF, chloroplastic gives MVQVLSASTLPPSGSNSWCGSTQFLGKHLRLTKQIHGIFGVGSPCLRYQGAQKLPFIRPSDLSRDRNLRVEAGWIFRGRDQGSEASSERSGASSERSESANEDILIFFFQLDLATQVQRALNLEDYEFAQHLRNKLTEVETEVIKLQEGRRGSNSKSEAQDMAISILRLRSDLQNAVQSENYGLAAELRDKISKLEAESLAASATAQLYGNAQYAFRLGQKVGHKIFGYRGVICGMDPFCCESSSWKDIAKVEKLSRGPSQPFYQVLVDVYSEPDLLVVYVAEENLLAPDQPDKGRFEHPYMSFLFYGMDAAGDFIPIKQLREKYDRPRHEVPYDEPEENGGDS, from the exons ATGGTGCAAGTTTTATCGGCAAGCACTCTACCTCCCTCTGGAAGTAATAGCTGGTGCGGATCTACCCAATTTTTAGGGAAGCATTTGAGGCTAACAAAGCAAATCCACGGAATCTTTGGAGTTGGAAGTCCATGCCTTCGGTATCAAGGTGCACAGAAATTACCCTTCATTAGGCCCTCTGACTTATCGAGAGATCGAAATTTGAGGGTTGAAGCTGGTTGGATTTTTAGAGGAAGGGACCAGGGATCAGAAGCAAGCTCAGAGCGATCAGGAGCAAGCTCAGAGCGAAGTGAAAGCGCCAATGAGGATAtactgattttcttttttcagctCGACTTGGCGACTCAAGTGCAG CGTGCTCTGAACTTGGAGGACTATGAATTTGCTCAACATCTGAGAAACAAGCTTACTGAG GTTGAAACTGAGGTTATCAAGCTGcaagaaggaagaagaggatCAAACTCTAAGAGTGAAGCACAAGACATGGCTATAAGTATCTTACGGCTGCG TTCAGACCTTCAGAATGCAGTTCAGAGTGAGAATTATGGACTGGCAGCTGAATTACGGGATAAAATATCTAAGCTGGAGGCAGAGTCGCTTGCCGCCTCGGCAACAGCTCAACTGTATGGAAATGCTCAGTATGCATTTCGATTGGGCCAGAAAGTGGGGCACAAAATATTCG GGTATCGAGGTGTTATTTGTGGAATGGATCCATTTTGCTGTGAATCAAGTTCATGGAAGGATATTGCGAAAGTCGAAAAGTTGTCTCGTGGTCCTAGCCAGCCATTTTATCAG GTCTTGGTTGATGTATATTCGGAGCCTGACCTACTAGTCGTATATG TTGCTGAGGAAAATTTACTGGCCCCTGATCAACCAGACAAG GGGAGGTTTGAGCATCcttacatgtcctttttattctACGGTATGGATGCAGCTGGAGACTTCATCCCAATCAAACAGCTGCGCGAGAAGTACGATAGACCTCGACATGAGGTCCCCTATGATGAACCGGAAGAAAATGGGGGTGATTCGTGA